CGAAATCCCCCAAACGGAGATAATTCAATATGGAAACAAAACATCTCGATCTCAAATCGGTCATTGAGCAAGTAGGCAAAGAAAAAAATATCAATCCAGATATTCTGATTGGGGCGCTTGAGTCTGCGATGTTAAGTGCTGCAAGAAAAAATCTTGGGCCCCTCGCCGATCTCGAAGCCCGTTATAATGCTGACATCGGCGAAGTCGAAGTCTACGAATTCAAGAAAATCGTGAAAGACGTTCATAATCCAAGCCTTGAGATTGCTTTTGAAGCCGCGACAAGACTGGATCCGGAGTTAACGCAAGACGCGCTCGGAGAAGATTTGGGCATTAAGGTCGATTCGAGCGAATTTGGTCGAATTGCCGCTCAAAATGCAAAACAGATTATCGTTCAAAAAGTTCGTGAAGCCGAACGATCGCTCGTATACGACGAGTATAAAGGCCGAAAAGATGAGCTTGTCACTGGGATCGTACGTCGATTTGAACGTGGGAATATCATTGTCGATTTAGGCCGTTCGGAAGCGATTATCCCGACTCGAGAGCAAATTCTCAAAGAAAATATTCGTGCTGGGGATCGGATCGTCGCTTATGTGCTGGATGTACTAGAAGAAACCAAAGGTTCTCAGATTATTCTTTCCCGGGTTCATCCCAATCTGGTTGTCAAACTTTTTGAGCAAGAAGTGCCTGAAATTGCAGATGGCATTGTCATGATTGAATCGGCTTCTCGGGAACCTGGGTTTCGAACCAAAATCGCCGTGCGCTCCAAAGACAGCGATGTGGATCCCGTTGGCGCTTGCGTTGGCATGAAGGGTGCGCGAGTCCAAGCCGTCATTCAGGAGCTCAAAGGTGAGAAGATTGACATTGTTCCGTTTCACCAAGATGAAGCCCGTTTCGTTTGCAACGCACTCGCACCTGCTGAGATCAGTCGCGTTCTGGTCAACGAAGGCGAGCACACCATGCGAATCGTGGTACCCGATGATCAGCTTTCTTTGGCGATTGGACGACGAGGCCAAAACGTTCGACTAGCGGCTGAACTCACAGGTTGGAAAATTGATATTTTTTCAGAATCCAGTGCAGCGCGCGATCGCGAAGAAGCAGCTCTATCGCTTCTAGCCATTACGCCTCTGAATGAAATTCAGATTCAAACCCTTTACAATCATGGTTTCAAGCGGGCAGAAGACATTGCGAGAGCGGACATCGAATTATTGAAAAGCTTGCCAGGAATGGCCGAATCTAGCGTTATAGACGAATTGAAGCAGGGAGCCCAACGTCTCTTGGAGCAAGGCAAATTGTCTCCCAGTCGAATCAAAGCCGCGAAGCTGTTGAAACTCTGCGACTTGCCTGAGACCCCTCTATCGAAATTGGAACTCTCTGAAGAAAACATGCATGCGCTCAATGAAGCCTTTTACTGCGATCTCACCGATCTGGTTTTGGATACACCCAATCATGTGTCCACTGTCACCGGTTTTTCCATGGAACAATCCCGGCAGATGATTGAATCGGCGAAAAGCATCTTAGGGGTTTAGATTGTCAGAGCGTTCTTGTATTGGCTGTCGCAAAATAAAGTCAAAAGCCGATCTATTTCGCTTTGCACGAAGACCCGATGGGACCATTCTGCTAGATTCTTTTAAGCAATTTAAGGGGCGCGGGTGTTACACCTGCAACTTAGATGCCTGCCTTAAACAGGCGATTCATAAAAAAGGGTTCGGCAGGGCTTTTAAAAAGCCTGTTTTAGGTATAAGCAGGCCACTAGGAGTTGTTGAAAATGGCGAAAGTACGCATTCATGAACTTGCCAAACGGTTTGGCCTCTCAAATCAAGAGTTGTTGAACAAGTTAGCATCGAAAGGCATTGCCGTTAAATCGCATTCCAGTAACATCGAAGAAGAACAGGTTATACAAGCTTTGCAAACGACAAACGAAATTTCGGCTAAACCCAGAACCGTACTGCGCAGAAGAAAAGACGAGGTAGAAGAGCCTGTTTTCGATGTATCGCCTCCTGCCCCTTTTGTCTCTGAGCTTCCCATAAAGACGATAGAGCCGGTCCAGGTTGCAGACAGCTCGCAGCCGAAGCCTGAGATACCTCTAAAGCCCTCGGCGACTCCGCTGGTCTCACCTACGCAACCTTCTGCTTCCGCGGCAGCCATAACACCTCCTCTCGCTCAAAATGTCGTTCGAGTCATCGACCCCAACGCCATCCGCGCACGTCTCGCGAGTGAAAATCGAACTTTTAAGCCTCGTGTTCCTCCTCAAAGCCGCCCTCCTTTCTCACCTGTTCGAGAAATTCGAATCGGCGTTGGCCCTGGAACCCCCGCAGCACCGGGTCAAGCAGACAATCGTCTCGGTTCCAAAGGTGCTTTGAAGAAACGCAAAGAAGATTCATTTCAGACAAACCAAGATCGCAAAGAGCTGCGCTCGGGTGGATACGAACTGTGGACACAGCCTGGTAAGAAGAGAAGGAATGTCCGAAAAGTTGGGAAATCGACTCATATTACCCAAGCAGCGGCTCATAAACGCGTTATTGAGCTCACGGGCCCCATCTCAGTCAATGATTTAGCGCATCGAATGTCGATGAAAGCAGGACAAGTCGTCGCCAAATTAATGAGCATGGGGATGATGGTGACGATCAATCAGCCCATCGATCCTGATACCGTCTCCATTATTGCCAACGAGTTTGATTTTGAAGTTAAAAATATTGGATTCGTCGAAGATGATCTGCTCAAAGAAACGGAAGACACCCAAGAAAGCCTCGTGACTCGCCCACCGGTGGTGACCGTCATGGGACACGTTGATCACGGAAAAACCAGCATCCTAGATGCTCTTCGAAAAGCGAATGTGGCAGAAGGAGAGGCAGGCGGAATCACCCAGCACATCGGTGCCTATTCCGTTGAGACCGAACGCGGACCTGTCACTTTCTTGGATACTCCAGGCCACGAGGCTTTTACAGCGATGCGTGCACGAGGCGCTCAGGTAACCGATATTGTGATCCTGGTGGTTGCTGCCGACGACGGCATCATGCCTCAAACCATTGAAGCCATTGATCATGCGAAAGCAGCCAAGGTTCCGCTCGTGGTGGCCATCAACAAAATGGATTCTGCGGCAGCCAAACCCGAACGCATCTTGCAACAACTTTCTGAGCACGGAATTGTGCCCGAAGAATGGGGCGGTGAAACTCAGGTATTCCGCGTCTCAGCACTCAAGAAAACCGGTCTGAACGATTTGCTTGAAGGTCTGATCAATCAAGCCGAAATCATGGAATTGAAAGCGAATGCCAACAAGCAAGCTGTCGGTTGCGTCATTGAAGCCAGATTAGACAAAGGACGTGGACCTGTGGCCACCGTGTTGACTCAGGCTGGTACCCTGAAGCAAGGCGACTATATTGTAGCCGGCCAACACTCTGGACGTGTTCGCGCAATGTATGACTCCAACGGTCATCGCGTAGAGAAATCGACTCCTTCGATGGCAGTCCAGGTATTGGGTCTGAGTGGAATCCCAACCGCAGGGGAT
This region of Myxococcaceae bacterium genomic DNA includes:
- the nusA gene encoding transcription termination/antitermination protein NusA, with amino-acid sequence METKHLDLKSVIEQVGKEKNINPDILIGALESAMLSAARKNLGPLADLEARYNADIGEVEVYEFKKIVKDVHNPSLEIAFEAATRLDPELTQDALGEDLGIKVDSSEFGRIAAQNAKQIIVQKVREAERSLVYDEYKGRKDELVTGIVRRFERGNIIVDLGRSEAIIPTREQILKENIRAGDRIVAYVLDVLEETKGSQIILSRVHPNLVVKLFEQEVPEIADGIVMIESASREPGFRTKIAVRSKDSDVDPVGACVGMKGARVQAVIQELKGEKIDIVPFHQDEARFVCNALAPAEISRVLVNEGEHTMRIVVPDDQLSLAIGRRGQNVRLAAELTGWKIDIFSESSAARDREEAALSLLAITPLNEIQIQTLYNHGFKRAEDIARADIELLKSLPGMAESSVIDELKQGAQRLLEQGKLSPSRIKAAKLLKLCDLPETPLSKLELSEENMHALNEAFYCDLTDLVLDTPNHVSTVTGFSMEQSRQMIESAKSILGV
- a CDS encoding YlxR family protein, with translation MSERSCIGCRKIKSKADLFRFARRPDGTILLDSFKQFKGRGCYTCNLDACLKQAIHKKGFGRAFKKPVLGISRPLGVVENGESTHS
- the infB gene encoding translation initiation factor IF-2, whose product is MAKVRIHELAKRFGLSNQELLNKLASKGIAVKSHSSNIEEEQVIQALQTTNEISAKPRTVLRRRKDEVEEPVFDVSPPAPFVSELPIKTIEPVQVADSSQPKPEIPLKPSATPLVSPTQPSASAAAITPPLAQNVVRVIDPNAIRARLASENRTFKPRVPPQSRPPFSPVREIRIGVGPGTPAAPGQADNRLGSKGALKKRKEDSFQTNQDRKELRSGGYELWTQPGKKRRNVRKVGKSTHITQAAAHKRVIELTGPISVNDLAHRMSMKAGQVVAKLMSMGMMVTINQPIDPDTVSIIANEFDFEVKNIGFVEDDLLKETEDTQESLVTRPPVVTVMGHVDHGKTSILDALRKANVAEGEAGGITQHIGAYSVETERGPVTFLDTPGHEAFTAMRARGAQVTDIVILVVAADDGIMPQTIEAIDHAKAAKVPLVVAINKMDSAAAKPERILQQLSEHGIVPEEWGGETQVFRVSALKKTGLNDLLEGLINQAEIMELKANANKQAVGCVIEARLDKGRGPVATVLTQAGTLKQGDYIVAGQHSGRVRAMYDSNGHRVEKSTPSMAVQVLGLSGIPTAGDKFNAVADDKAAKTIADHRAIQIREQELLKSSRVTLESFLQSSPSEKSATLRLIVKADAYGSVEALNASLRGLSTKLVAVEVVHSGVGTITENDVNLALASKTIIIGFNTKPDSKAHTLATQEKVDIRSYSIIYNMLDEVKLAMAGLLAPVFEEIYLGRAEVRAIFSVNKLGNIAGCYVLDGKMLRTGQVRVKRGNKFLHQGKIGSFKRFKDDVREVGVGYEFGLGLEGFDDLAIGDSVECFELKQVAAKLDAPLKAETTPSGGGA